One part of the Vitis riparia cultivar Riparia Gloire de Montpellier isolate 1030 chromosome 6, EGFV_Vit.rip_1.0, whole genome shotgun sequence genome encodes these proteins:
- the LOC117916736 gene encoding uncharacterized protein LOC117916736, with the protein MACLVESSTVETSDGIKLHTRVFKPREEIKDNLVVVLVHPYSVLGGCQALLKGIALGLAEKGYRAVTFDMRGAGRSTGRPSLTGFSEIKDVVAVCKWVCDNLSSDRILLVGSSAGAPIAGSAVNQIEQVVGYVSLGYPFGLMASILFGRHHKAILQFPKPKLFVMGTQDGFTSVKQLRNKLSSAAGHVETHLIEGAGHFQMEGPAYDAQMADKITEFIPKL; encoded by the exons aTGGCTTGTCTGGTTGAGTCCTCCACAGTTGAAACCAGTGATGGCATCAAGCTCCATACAAGGGTCTTCAAACCAAGGGAGGAGATCAAGGACAACTTGGTGGTTGTTCTGGTGCATCCTTACTCAGTCTTGGGTGGTTGTCAGGCCCTTTTGAAGGGGATTGCTCTTGGGTTAGCAGAAAAAGGCTACAGAGCTGTGACCTTTGACATGAGAGGCGCCGGAAGATCCACAGGAAGGCCTTCTCTTACTGGGTTTTCAGAAATCAAGGATGTGGTTGCTGTCTGCAAATGGGTCTGTGACAATCTTTCTTCTGATAGGATCTTGTTGGTGGGTTCTTCTGCAG GAGCACCTATTGCAGGATCCGCGGTAAATCAGATTGAACAAGTGGTGGGCTATGTGAGTCTGGGGTACCCATTCGGCTTGATGGCCTCGATCCTCTTTGGCCGCCACCACAAAGCCATCCTGCAGTTCCCGAAACCTAAACTCTTTGTCATGGGGACTCAGGATGGGTTCACCAGCGTTAAGCAGCTGAGGAACAAGCTGAGCTCTGCAGCAGGCCATGTTGAGACCCACCTTATCGAAGGAGCAGGCCACTTCCAAATGGAAGGGCCAGCTTATGATGCCCAGATGGCAGATAAGATCACAGAATTCATCCCCAAACTGTAG
- the LOC117916735 gene encoding protein EMSY-LIKE 3 isoform X1, translating into MDYGLSDSSGTDDDLPPSHQNRFSRGGRASGNGRSGVLGSAPFPRMHGDMEAQIHHIEQEAYSSVLRAFKAQSDAITWEKESLITELRKELRVSDEEHRELLSRVNADDIIRSIREWRKGGGLQHGMAAQPVHESIPSPTVSASRKKQKTSQSIASLSLGAPSPALHPTMQPSSSALKHAPTPRSKSKKTKPYPSAGLTGRPQLANRGSSGAFVGNEAAEGTTYDPLIGKKVWTRWPEDNHFYEAVITDYNPVEGRHALVYDINTTNETWEWVNLKEISPEDIRWEGDESGMSRRGSRPGPGRGMKKSMARGGAVTGAGRGRGTPKGQSKKVFPPSQNGLEKKDDSSLEIYNTDSLIKEVERVVTTANPDSVQILEVKKMLKEQEQALVDIIAKLDEASDGESEEAGERQEDEAGGEGRVAKGSNSEKMAGEEGRAASDEGHDVQL; encoded by the exons ATGGACTACGGGCTTTCTGATAGCAGTG GAACAGATGATGACCTTCCTCCTTCACATCAGAATAGATTTTCAAGAGGGGGTCGTGCCTCTGGGAATGGAAGATCTGGAGTTTTAGGTTCTGCTCCTTTCCCAAGGATGCACGGTGATATGGAGGCCCAGATCCACCATATTGAGCAAGAAGCCTACAGTTCAGTCCTGCGTGCTTTTAAAGCTCAATCTGACGCAATTACTTGG GAGAAGGAAAGTTTAATTACAGAACTTAGAAAAGAGTTGAGAGTATCAGATGAGGAACACAGGGAACTTCTATCGAGAGTTAATGCTGATGACATCATCAGGAGTATAAG AGAGTGGAGAAAGGGAGGCGGTCTCCAACATGGCATGGCTGCTCAGCCTGTACATGAATCCATACCTAGCCCCACTGTTTCAGCATCCCGCAAGAAACAGAAGACATCACAGTCGATAGCTTCCTTATCCTTGGGTGCTCCATCTCCGGCATTGCATCCAACTATGCAGCCATCTTCATCAGCCCTAAAACATGCTCCTACACCAAGATCCAAGAGCAAGAAGACAAAACCA TACCCTTCTGCAGGTCTTACTGGAAGGCCCCAACTCGCTAATCGTGGTTCTTCAGGTGCCTTTGTGGGAAATGAAGCTGCTGAAGGTACAACCTATGATCCATTAATTGGAAAGAAGGTATGGACAAGGTGGCCTGAAGACAACCACTTCTATGAGGCTGTGATTACTGACTACAATCCTGTTGAg GGACGGCATGCTCTGGTTTATGATATTAATACAACAAATGAAACGTGGGAATGGGTCAATCTAAAAGAG ATATCCCCTGAAGATATTAGGTGGGAAGGTGATGAGTCTGGAATGTCTCGTAGAGGTAGCCGTCCTGGACCAGGCCGTGGGATGAAAAAGTCCATGGCACGTGGAGGTGCTGTTACTGGTGCTGGAAGGGGTAGAGGAACTCCCAAGGGTCAATCCAAGAAAGTTTTTCCTCCATCCCAGAATGGCCTTGAGAAGAAGGATGATAGTTCCCTGGAAATATATAACACCGACTCTCTAATTAAGGAG GTGGAGAGAGTTGTCACCACAGCTAATCCTGATTCTGTGCAAATTCTGGAAGTCAAGAAAATGCTGAAG GAGCAAGAACAAGCCCTGGTTGATATAATTGCAAAGCTTGATGAAGCATCTGATGGCGAAAGCG AGGAGGCAGGAGAACGGCAGGAAGATGAAGCTGGTGGCGAAGGTAGAGTAGCTAAAGGTTCGAACAGTGAAAAAATGGCTGGAGAAGAAGGGAGAGCTGCATCCGATGAGGGACATGACGTGCAATTGTAG
- the LOC117916735 gene encoding protein EMSY-LIKE 3 isoform X3, with protein MDYGLSDSSGTDDDLPPSHQNRFSRGGRASGNGRSGVLGSAPFPRMHGDMEAQIHHIEQEAYSSVLRAFKAQSDAITWEKESLITELRKELRVSDEEHRELLSRVNADDIIRSIREWRKGGGLQHGMAAQPVHESIPSPTVSASRKKQKTSQSIASLSLGAPSPALHPTMQPSSSALKHAPTPRSKSKKTKPYPSAGLTGRPQLANRGSSGAFVGNEAAEGTTYDPLIGKKVWTRWPEDNHFYEAVITDYNPVEGRHALVYDINTTNETWEWVNLKEISPEDIRWEGDESGMSRRGSRPGPGRGMKKSMARGGAVTGAGRGRGTPKGQSKKVFPPSQNGLEKKDDSSLEIYNTDSLIKEVERVVTTANPDSVQILEVKKMLKEQEQALVDIIAKLDEASDGESGTRAKVMEGMNRSSLLQMKEPEE; from the exons ATGGACTACGGGCTTTCTGATAGCAGTG GAACAGATGATGACCTTCCTCCTTCACATCAGAATAGATTTTCAAGAGGGGGTCGTGCCTCTGGGAATGGAAGATCTGGAGTTTTAGGTTCTGCTCCTTTCCCAAGGATGCACGGTGATATGGAGGCCCAGATCCACCATATTGAGCAAGAAGCCTACAGTTCAGTCCTGCGTGCTTTTAAAGCTCAATCTGACGCAATTACTTGG GAGAAGGAAAGTTTAATTACAGAACTTAGAAAAGAGTTGAGAGTATCAGATGAGGAACACAGGGAACTTCTATCGAGAGTTAATGCTGATGACATCATCAGGAGTATAAG AGAGTGGAGAAAGGGAGGCGGTCTCCAACATGGCATGGCTGCTCAGCCTGTACATGAATCCATACCTAGCCCCACTGTTTCAGCATCCCGCAAGAAACAGAAGACATCACAGTCGATAGCTTCCTTATCCTTGGGTGCTCCATCTCCGGCATTGCATCCAACTATGCAGCCATCTTCATCAGCCCTAAAACATGCTCCTACACCAAGATCCAAGAGCAAGAAGACAAAACCA TACCCTTCTGCAGGTCTTACTGGAAGGCCCCAACTCGCTAATCGTGGTTCTTCAGGTGCCTTTGTGGGAAATGAAGCTGCTGAAGGTACAACCTATGATCCATTAATTGGAAAGAAGGTATGGACAAGGTGGCCTGAAGACAACCACTTCTATGAGGCTGTGATTACTGACTACAATCCTGTTGAg GGACGGCATGCTCTGGTTTATGATATTAATACAACAAATGAAACGTGGGAATGGGTCAATCTAAAAGAG ATATCCCCTGAAGATATTAGGTGGGAAGGTGATGAGTCTGGAATGTCTCGTAGAGGTAGCCGTCCTGGACCAGGCCGTGGGATGAAAAAGTCCATGGCACGTGGAGGTGCTGTTACTGGTGCTGGAAGGGGTAGAGGAACTCCCAAGGGTCAATCCAAGAAAGTTTTTCCTCCATCCCAGAATGGCCTTGAGAAGAAGGATGATAGTTCCCTGGAAATATATAACACCGACTCTCTAATTAAGGAG GTGGAGAGAGTTGTCACCACAGCTAATCCTGATTCTGTGCAAATTCTGGAAGTCAAGAAAATGCTGAAG GAGCAAGAACAAGCCCTGGTTGATATAATTGCAAAGCTTGATGAAGCATCTGATGGCGAAAGCG GTACTCGGGCAAAGGTGATGGAAGGAATGAACCGGTCCAGTTTGCTGCAAATGAAGGAACCAGAAGAATGA
- the LOC117915964 gene encoding protein adenylyltransferase SelO: MLSHLSSASLPLKPSTVTATAFLRLSSRNLRFSYSSCPIFSPFFRSRPSLCSKLSRSFHFRPGVSSESAFSPSRSMEASPSADAAPTVESLADGLRNQRLGSENRVLLRLEDLNWDHSFVHELPGDPRTDPIPRQVLHACYTKISPSAEVENPQLVAWSESVAELLDLDPKEFERPDFPLIFSGASLLVGGLPYAQCYGGHQFGMWAGQLGDGRAITLGELLNSKSERWELQLKGAGRTPYSRFADGLAVLRSSIREFLCSEAMHSLGIPTTRALCLVTTGKYVTRDMFYDGNPKEEPGAIVCRVAQSFLRFGSYQIHAARGKEDLGIVRALADYTIRHHFPHIENMTRSEGLSFSTGEQDESIVDLTSNKYAAWSVEVAERTASLVASWQGVGFTHGVLNTDNMSVLGLTIDYGPFGFLDAFDPSYTPNTTDLPGRRYCFANQPDIGLWNIAQFTSTLVSAELINDKEANYAMERYGTKFMDEYQAIMTRKLGLPKYNKQLISKLLNNMAVDKVDYTNFFRLLSNIKADPTIPQDELLTPLKAVLLDIGKERKESWISWVQSYIQELAASGISDEERKASMNSVNPKYVLRNYLCQSAIDAAEQGDFGVVRRILKIMERPYDEQPGMEKYARLPPAWAYRPGVCMLSCSS, translated from the exons ATGCTATCCCATTTATCATCTGCCTCACTTCCACTAAAACCCTCCACCGTCACCGCCACCGCCTTCCTCCGCCTCTCCTCCCGCAACCTCCGCTTCTCTTATTCCTCCTGCCccattttttctccttttttccgCTCCCGTCCCTCCCTTTGCTCCAAACTTTCCCGTTCTTTTCATTTCCGCCCCGGTGTTTCGTCGGAATCTGCTTTCTCCCCCTCCAGATCCATGGAGGCGTCGCCTTCGGCCGATGCTGCCCCGACGGTGGAGTCTTTGGCGGACGGGCTGAGGAATCAGAGGCTGGGGAGCGAGAATAGGGTTTTGTTGAGGCTTGAGGATCTGAATTGGGACCATTCGTTTGTTCATGAGTTGCCTGGTGATCCGAGGACCGATCCGATTCCGCGGCAG GTATTGCATGCTtgttatacaaaaatatccCCATCAGCTGAAGTGGAGAATCCTCAGCTTGTTGCATGGTCAGAATCAGTTGCTGAGTTGCTTGATTTGGATCCTAAAGA ATTTGAACGCCCAGATTTCCCACTAATTTTTTCTGGGGCATCCCTTCTTGTGGGAGG GTTGCCCTATGCTCAATGCTATGGAGGTCATCAATTTGGCATGTGGGCTGGTCAGTTAGGTGATGGTCGGGCCATAACACTAGGAGAGCTTCTGAATTCCAAGTCCGAACGATGGGAATTGCAGCTGAAAGGTGCTGGTAGGACTCCATACAGCCGGTTTGCAGATGGCCTTGCAGTTTTACGAAGTAGCATTCGAGAATTCCTTTGTAGCGAAGCAATGCACAGCCTTGGAATTCCAACAACACGTGCACTTTGTCTTGTGACTACTGGGAAATATGTCACCCGGGACATGTTTTATGA TGGCAATCCAAAGGAAGAACCTGGTGCAATTGTTTGTAGAGTTGCTCAATCCTTTTTGCGATTTGGTTCTTACCAAATACATGCTGCTAGAGGGAAGGAGGATCTTGGCATTGTTCGTGCTTTGGCAGACTACACTATTAGGCATCACTTCCCTCATATCGAGAACATGACCAGGAGTGAGGGTTTATCTTTCAGCACAGGAGAACAAGATGAATCAATTGTGGACTTAACTTCAAACAAGTATGCTG CTTGGTCGGTGGAGGTGGCTGAACGTACTGCTTCCTTAGTTGCAAGCTGGCAGGGGGTTGGTTTCACCCATGGCGTGTTGAACACTGACAACATGAGTGTGTTGGGTCTCACCATCGACTATGGTCcatttgggtttttggatgctTTTGATCCCAGTTACACTCCAAATACCACAGATCTTCCAGGTCGAAGATACTGTTTTGCAAATCAACCTGATATTGGTTTATGGAATATAGCTCAGTTCACATCAACCCTAGTGTCTGCTGAGTTGATAAATGATAAGGAGGCAAACTATGCCATGGAAAG ATATGGAACCAAATTTATGGATGAGTATCAAGCTATAATGACCAGAAAACTTGGCCTGCCAAAGTATAATAAACAGTTGATCAGCAAACTTCTTAACAATATGGCTGTTGATAAAGTCGATTATACAAATTTCTTTCGCTTGCTTTCCAACATTAAAGCTGATCCAACGATTCCACAAGACGAGTTGTTAACTCCACTGAAAGCTGTTCTGTTAGACATCGGCAAGGAACGCAAGGAGTCTTGGATTAGCTGGGTGCAATCCTACATTCAGGAG TTGGCTGCTAGTGGAATTTCAGATGAGGAGAGGAAGGCCTCAATGAATTCTGTTAATCCCAAATACGTTCTCAGGAACTATCTATGCCAAAGTGCCATAGATGCGGCTGAACAAGGTGATTTTGGAGTGGTTCGCAGGATACTGAAAATTATGGAACGCCCATATGACGAGCAACCAGGAATGGAGAAATACGCTCGGTTGCCCCCAGCTTGGGCTTATCGGCCAGGTGTGTGCATGCTTTCCTGTTCTTCGTGA
- the LOC117916735 gene encoding protein EMSY-LIKE 3 isoform X2 → MDYGLSDSSDDDLPPSHQNRFSRGGRASGNGRSGVLGSAPFPRMHGDMEAQIHHIEQEAYSSVLRAFKAQSDAITWEKESLITELRKELRVSDEEHRELLSRVNADDIIRSIREWRKGGGLQHGMAAQPVHESIPSPTVSASRKKQKTSQSIASLSLGAPSPALHPTMQPSSSALKHAPTPRSKSKKTKPYPSAGLTGRPQLANRGSSGAFVGNEAAEGTTYDPLIGKKVWTRWPEDNHFYEAVITDYNPVEGRHALVYDINTTNETWEWVNLKEISPEDIRWEGDESGMSRRGSRPGPGRGMKKSMARGGAVTGAGRGRGTPKGQSKKVFPPSQNGLEKKDDSSLEIYNTDSLIKEVERVVTTANPDSVQILEVKKMLKEQEQALVDIIAKLDEASDGESEEAGERQEDEAGGEGRVAKGSNSEKMAGEEGRAASDEGHDVQL, encoded by the exons ATGGACTACGGGCTTTCTGATAGCAGTG ATGATGACCTTCCTCCTTCACATCAGAATAGATTTTCAAGAGGGGGTCGTGCCTCTGGGAATGGAAGATCTGGAGTTTTAGGTTCTGCTCCTTTCCCAAGGATGCACGGTGATATGGAGGCCCAGATCCACCATATTGAGCAAGAAGCCTACAGTTCAGTCCTGCGTGCTTTTAAAGCTCAATCTGACGCAATTACTTGG GAGAAGGAAAGTTTAATTACAGAACTTAGAAAAGAGTTGAGAGTATCAGATGAGGAACACAGGGAACTTCTATCGAGAGTTAATGCTGATGACATCATCAGGAGTATAAG AGAGTGGAGAAAGGGAGGCGGTCTCCAACATGGCATGGCTGCTCAGCCTGTACATGAATCCATACCTAGCCCCACTGTTTCAGCATCCCGCAAGAAACAGAAGACATCACAGTCGATAGCTTCCTTATCCTTGGGTGCTCCATCTCCGGCATTGCATCCAACTATGCAGCCATCTTCATCAGCCCTAAAACATGCTCCTACACCAAGATCCAAGAGCAAGAAGACAAAACCA TACCCTTCTGCAGGTCTTACTGGAAGGCCCCAACTCGCTAATCGTGGTTCTTCAGGTGCCTTTGTGGGAAATGAAGCTGCTGAAGGTACAACCTATGATCCATTAATTGGAAAGAAGGTATGGACAAGGTGGCCTGAAGACAACCACTTCTATGAGGCTGTGATTACTGACTACAATCCTGTTGAg GGACGGCATGCTCTGGTTTATGATATTAATACAACAAATGAAACGTGGGAATGGGTCAATCTAAAAGAG ATATCCCCTGAAGATATTAGGTGGGAAGGTGATGAGTCTGGAATGTCTCGTAGAGGTAGCCGTCCTGGACCAGGCCGTGGGATGAAAAAGTCCATGGCACGTGGAGGTGCTGTTACTGGTGCTGGAAGGGGTAGAGGAACTCCCAAGGGTCAATCCAAGAAAGTTTTTCCTCCATCCCAGAATGGCCTTGAGAAGAAGGATGATAGTTCCCTGGAAATATATAACACCGACTCTCTAATTAAGGAG GTGGAGAGAGTTGTCACCACAGCTAATCCTGATTCTGTGCAAATTCTGGAAGTCAAGAAAATGCTGAAG GAGCAAGAACAAGCCCTGGTTGATATAATTGCAAAGCTTGATGAAGCATCTGATGGCGAAAGCG AGGAGGCAGGAGAACGGCAGGAAGATGAAGCTGGTGGCGAAGGTAGAGTAGCTAAAGGTTCGAACAGTGAAAAAATGGCTGGAGAAGAAGGGAGAGCTGCATCCGATGAGGGACATGACGTGCAATTGTAG
- the LOC117915531 gene encoding putative pentatricopeptide repeat-containing protein At5g52630 yields the protein MRELYTATTTSTPNSNPRLIHAQAIKSAITDRSFYNSLITLYSKSNLLSKAVRIFHHHIPSPNVVSWTALISAYASTSFALLHFISMLRHPTLPNQRTLASLLKTCASLPSLSFGLQLHSLSLKLSLSAQPFVGSALVNFYSKCRLPLEACRVFDEITQRDEVCFAAMIVGLAQNARPVDALLVFGEMKACNVGSTMYSVSGALRAASELAALEQCRIIHGHAVSTGFDSNLIVGTALVDGYGKAGLVLDARRIFDELLPSLNEVAWNAMMAGYAQQGDQRSVVELFNSMEARGLVPDEYSFLAILTSLYNAGLVGEAEWWLTRMKVDYGLEPGLEHYTCLVGAMGRAGQLEDAERIAMTMPFEPDAAVWRALLSSCAMHGAADMAWAMGRRLMELDPQDDSAYVIVANVLATNERWDEVAEVRKMMKDRMVKKEGGRSWIEVRGKVHVFLAGDRRHERSHEIYAKLVELMEKIEELGYSPVLKEMLHEVEEGVKKETLWYHSEKLAVAFGVVSDAAPPGKALRIVKNLRICKDCHEAFKYISCVVEREIIVRDVNRYHRFLNGTCTCGDYW from the coding sequence ATGAGAGAGTTATACACAGCCACAACCACATCCACACCTAACAGTAACCCTCGCCTAATCCATGCGCAAGCCATCAAAAGCGCCATCACCGACCGCTCCTTTTACAACTCTCTCATCACTCTCTATTCTAAATCCAACCTCTTATCTAAAGCTGTTCGTATCTTCCACCACCACATCCCTTCCCCCAATGTTGTCTCATGGACTGCCCTCATCTCTGCCTACGCCTCAACCTCATTCGCTCTTCTTCACTTCATTTCCATGCTCCGCCACCCCACTCTTCCCAACCAGCGCACCTTGGCCTCCCTTCTCAAGACTTGCGCCTCCCTCCCTTCTCTCTCCTTTGGCCTCCAACTCCACTCTCTATCCCTCAAGCTCTCCCTCTCTGCCCAACCATTCGTCGGCTCCGCGCTTGTCAACTTTTACTCCAAATGTCGGTTGCCGCTTGAGGCTTGCAGGGTGTTTGATGAAATTACACAGAGAGATGAGGTTTGTTTCGCAGCGATGATTGTTGGCCTTGCCCAGAATGCACGGCCTGTGGATGCGCTTCTGGTGTTTGGTGAAATGAAGGCTTGCAATGTGGGGTCTACGATGTACAGTGTGTCTGGGGCGTTACGGGCTGCATCAGAGCTGGCGGCGTTGGAGCAATGTAGGATAATCCATGGCCATGCTGTCTCTACTGGATTTGATTCGAATTTGATTGTAGGGACTGCTTTGGTTGATGGGTATGGGAAGGCGGGGCTTGTCTTAGATGCGAGGCGGATTTTTGATGAACTGTTGCCAAGTTTGAATGAGGTGGCCTGGAACGCAATGATGGCGGGTTATGCACAGCAGGGGGATCAGAGGTCGGTGGTTGAGCTCTTTAATTCCATGGAAGCTCGAGGGCTTGTACCGGATGAATATAGCTTTTTGGCAATCCTAACATCATTGTATAATGCAGGCTTGGTCGGTGAGGCTGAGTGGTGGTTGACCAGGATGAAGGTTGATTATGGGCTGGAACCAGGGTTAGAACATTATACGTGTTTGGTGGGAGCAATGGGCCGAGCAGGGCAATTGGAGGATGCAGAGAGGATTGCTATGACAATGCCATTTGAGCCAGATGCTGCGGTGTGGCGAGCATTACTGTCCAGTTGTGCAATGCATGGTGCAGCGGACATGGCTTGGGCTATGGGAAGACGTCTAATGGAACTTGACCCACAGGATGACTCTGCTTATGTGATTGTTGCAAATGTTTTGGCCACCAATGAGAGGTGGGATGAAGTAGCTGAAGTGAGGAAAATGATGAAAGATAGGATGGTGAAGAAGGAGGGTGGGAGGAGTTGGATTGAAGTGCGAGGAAAGGTTCACGTGTTTTTAGCGGGGGAcagaaggcatgagaggagccATGAAATCTATGCAAAGTTAGTAGAGCTGATGGAGAAGATTGAGGAATTGGGTTACAGTCCAGTCTTGAAAGAGATGTTGCATGAAGTAGAAGAGGGTGTGAAAAAGGAAACCCTTTGGTACCACAGTGAGAAGTTGGCAGTGGCATTTGGGGTGGTGAGTGATGCAGCACCGCCTGGAAAGGCGTTACGGATTGTGAAGAACTTGAGGATTTGTAAAGATTGTCATGAAGCTTTTAAGTATATTAGTTGTGTGGTGGAGAGGGAGATTATAGTGAGGGATGTCAACAGATACCATAGATTTTTGAATGGTACTTGTACTTGTGGAGATTATTGGTAA